The Deltaproteobacteria bacterium genome includes the window GGGGCTTGATCAGGTGTCTGTTGAAAATTTTCCGGAACGAGGCGAACGAAGGGCGGGGGATTCAGACGGGAGGGGAGACATCAGGCGCTTTCGACCATAAATCCTTGCATCCTGGGTCCTGAAGCTTTATGCTTAAATAATTCCTCTTGAAGAGGGCCGATAAGAAACTTAACTTTTAACCCGAATCTTGCAATATTACTTTTTAGTTAGTGTCCATCCATAAATAAGAAAATTTGTGCAAGGTCAAGGAAGGCGAAAATTTTAACCGCAGGAATACATTGAAGTATTTCGAGGATTAAAATTTGTCCGCGCTACGCTTGGACTCCCCACCCAACGGGTGGGTCCCCGGTTTGAGCCTGACGCAGCCTGTCACGCAGTAGCCGTGGCGGAGGCGGAAGATTGCGGAAATTGGCCATTTATGGATGGACACTATTTAAAGCAGTTGTGGAGCTTGATTGTTTCTTTATTAGAAGACCTTGACAGGGCCGGAATCGGATATCTCTCAGAAAAGAGGTCGGGTTCAAGGGCAGGGCTTGAAAGGAAGGGCCCCTTGCGGGCAATCATTAGCCCCTTGCGGGCAATCATTACACGAGGATGAAAGGAGAAATGGACCATGCTATTGGATCCCATCCTAGGGATTTTTTCCAATGATCTGGCGATCGACCTGGGAACAGCGAACACCTGTGTCTACGTGAAGGGAAAGGGCATTGTACTGAGTGAGCCCTCTGTGGTGGCTGTCCGCAAGGACGGACGGGGCGCAAACAAGGTGTTGGCGGTCGGAAAGGAAGCCAAGATGATGCTTGGGCGCACTCCCGGCAATATCGTAGCCATCCGACCCATGAAGGACGGGGTCATCGCCGACTTCGAGATCACCGAGGCCATGCTCCGCCATTTCATCAGGAAGGTCCACAATCGTACGAAGATGGTCCGGCCCCGTATCATCATCTGTGTCCCTTCCGGAATCACCCAGGTGGAGAAGCGGGCCGTGAGGGAGTCTGCTGAATCGGCAGGCGCCCGGGAAGTCTACCTCATCGAAGAACCCATGGCGGCCGCTATCGGGGCCGGTCTTCCCATAACCGAACCGACTGCGAACATGGTCGTGGACATAGGGGGAGGGACGACGGAAGTGGCGGTTATTTCCCTCGCTGGCATCGTTTACAGCAAGTCCGTTAGAGTGGCTGGCGACAAGATGGATGACGCCATTTTGCA containing:
- a CDS encoding rod shape-determining protein produces the protein MLLDPILGIFSNDLAIDLGTANTCVYVKGKGIVLSEPSVVAVRKDGRGANKVLAVGKEAKMMLGRTPGNIVAIRPMKDGVIADFEITEAMLRHFIRKVHNRTKMVRPRIIICVPSGITQVEKRAVRESAESAGAREVYLIEEPMAAAIGAGLPITEPTANMVVDIGGGTTEVAVISLAGIVYSKSVRVAGDKMDDAILQHIKRKYNLLIGHGTAEIIKTTIGNAYPGEQVETIEVKGRDLVTGIPKILTIDSDEVRKSISEQVETIVETVRIALEQTPPELAADIVDRGIVLTGGGSLLKNLDILLREETKLPITITDDPLSAVVLGSGKALDNIAILREVAIK